A stretch of the Terriglobales bacterium genome encodes the following:
- a CDS encoding glucose-6-phosphate isomerase: MKFPVRFSYTNALEAAVGAEGLRPAELDAGDAAAAVAAFRKRADSGEIGFPRLPEDRAVLRAVTEFADDLRPSIDDVLVVGIGGSALGAYALDVAIRGPHPVQSTPKGKRSAPRPRLVVLDNIDPGFVAAALARLNPRRTAACVIAKSGSTAETLSTYMIVRRWMMKALGRKARARIIAVTDPHKGDLLAIAREEQYPLFFVPPNVGGRFSVFCPVGLLPAALCGLDVARLLRGAREANALCWSETMAGNPALAAAVIHHGLNTRKGKSIEVVFAYSSFLWGAAFWYRQLWAESLGKRMNRKGEVVEAGQTPVAALGVTDQHSQLQLYMEGPRDKMVTFWEVERPRADLAIPRDFRQRDSCGYLGGKKLSALFHAEQSATQAALTAAGRPNCRWTLARVDEYTVGALFQMLMFQTAFAGELYGVDAFDQPGVELGKKMTYGLMGRKGYEEFVP, translated from the coding sequence ATGAAGTTCCCCGTCCGCTTCTCCTACACCAACGCTCTGGAAGCCGCTGTAGGCGCGGAAGGGCTGCGACCGGCGGAGCTGGATGCCGGCGACGCCGCTGCCGCGGTGGCGGCGTTCCGCAAGCGGGCGGATTCCGGAGAGATCGGATTCCCACGCCTGCCTGAGGACCGCGCCGTGTTGCGCGCGGTCACCGAGTTCGCCGACGACCTCCGCCCTTCCATCGACGACGTGCTGGTCGTGGGCATCGGAGGCTCCGCGCTGGGAGCGTATGCGCTGGACGTGGCCATCCGCGGGCCGCATCCGGTGCAGTCCACGCCCAAGGGAAAGCGGAGCGCGCCGCGACCGCGGCTGGTGGTGCTGGACAACATCGATCCCGGTTTCGTAGCGGCCGCGCTCGCGCGGCTGAATCCGCGTCGCACGGCGGCCTGCGTGATTGCCAAATCCGGCTCGACGGCGGAGACGCTCTCCACTTACATGATCGTCCGCCGGTGGATGATGAAAGCGCTGGGACGCAAGGCACGGGCGCGCATCATCGCGGTGACCGATCCACACAAGGGCGACTTGCTGGCCATCGCGCGCGAGGAGCAATACCCGCTGTTTTTCGTCCCGCCCAACGTGGGCGGACGCTTCAGCGTGTTCTGCCCCGTGGGACTGTTGCCGGCCGCGCTCTGCGGGCTCGATGTCGCCAGGCTGCTGCGCGGCGCCCGCGAAGCCAACGCGCTTTGCTGGTCGGAAACGATGGCCGGGAATCCGGCGCTGGCTGCGGCCGTCATCCATCACGGCCTCAACACCAGGAAAGGCAAGTCGATTGAGGTCGTGTTTGCGTACTCTTCCTTTCTTTGGGGTGCGGCCTTCTGGTACCGGCAGCTCTGGGCGGAGAGCCTGGGCAAGCGCATGAACCGCAAGGGGGAAGTCGTGGAAGCCGGGCAGACGCCGGTGGCCGCACTCGGCGTCACCGACCAGCACTCGCAGCTCCAGCTCTACATGGAGGGGCCGCGGGACAAGATGGTCACGTTCTGGGAAGTGGAGCGGCCGCGCGCCGACCTCGCCATCCCCCGCGACTTCCGCCAGCGCGACTCCTGCGGCTATCTCGGCGGCAAGAAGCTATCGGCATTGTTCCACGCGGAACAGTCCGCCACGCAAGCCGCGCTGACCGCGGCCGGGCGTCCCAACTGCCGCTGGACGCTGGCGCGCGTGGACGAGTACACCGTCGGCGCGCTGTTCCAGATGCTCATGTTCCAGACCGCCTTTGCTGGCGAACTGTACGGCGTGGATGCCTTCGACCAGCCCGGCGTCGAGCTGGGCAAGAAGATGACCTACGGGCT